A window of the Fulvia fulva chromosome 11, complete sequence genome harbors these coding sequences:
- a CDS encoding Histone H2A, with product MTGGKSGGKASGAKSNAQSRSSKAGLAFPVGRVHRLLRKGNYAQRVGAGAPVYLAAVLEYLAAEILELAGNAARDNKKTRIIPRHLQLAIRNDEELNKLLGHVTIAQGGVLPNIHQNLLPKKTTGTKPGKGPSQEL from the exons ATGACTGGAGGCAAGTCCGGAGGCAAGGCCAGCGGTGCCAAGTCCAACGCGCAGTC CCGTTCATCCAAGGCCGGTCTCGCATTCCCAGTCGGTCGTGTCCACCGTCTCCTCCGCAAGGGCAACTACGCTCAGCGTGTCGGTGCTG GTGCTCCCGTCTACCTCGCAGCCGTGCTCGAATACCTGGCTGCTGAGATCCTCGAGTTGGCCGGCAACGCAGCTCGTGACAACAAGAAGACCCGTATCATCCCGCGTCACTTGCAGCTCGCCATCCGAAACGACGAGGAGTTGAACAAGCTTCTGGGTCACGTCACAATCGCACAGGGTGGTGTTCTGCCAAACATTCACCAGA ACCTGCTCCCAAAGAAGACCACCGGCACAAAGCCAGGCAAGGGCCCGTCGCAAGAGCTTTAG